From Paenibacillus polymyxa, the proteins below share one genomic window:
- a CDS encoding GtrA family protein, which yields MKSHMAQLLPMIRFGIVGLVNTGVDYIIFMLLAWTGVPVVVAQIISYSCGTANSYILNSKWTFSKQQANNTSKGQLLRFIVINLIVLGITSLLLQVLHTKTELPLALGKLIATAAGMIINYIGSRYWVFGSPS from the coding sequence ATGAAAAGTCACATGGCCCAGCTGCTTCCTATGATCCGATTTGGCATCGTAGGTCTGGTGAATACGGGTGTAGATTATATCATTTTCATGCTGCTGGCTTGGACTGGAGTGCCGGTCGTGGTGGCGCAGATCATTTCGTACAGCTGCGGCACAGCCAACAGTTATATTTTGAACAGCAAATGGACATTCAGCAAACAACAAGCAAACAACACAAGCAAAGGTCAGTTACTCAGATTTATCGTCATCAACCTCATCGTATTGGGGATAACCTCCTTATTACTCCAAGTGCTTCACACTAAAACCGAGCTGCCGCTTGCTTTAGGCAAGCTGATCGCCACTGCAGCCGGAATGATCATCAATTATATCGGGAGCCGATACTGGGTGTTCGGTTCCCCATCCTGA
- the galU gene encoding UTP--glucose-1-phosphate uridylyltransferase GalU translates to MRKITKAVIPAAGLGTRFLPATKALPKEMLPIVDKPAIQYIVEEAIKSGIESIIIVTGRNKKAIEDHFDKSVELEQVLESKGKYDLLREVQSIGGKAVIHYIRQKEPLGLGHAVRCARQFIGDEPFAVLLGDDIMNSSTPAIRQMMDVYEATGKQVVGVRTVEEQDVSKYGIIDSIRQNGLIHEVGGLVEKPAPADAPSRQAVIGRYVLEPSIFSILENMSTGAGGEYQLTDALHQVALQNQLLALELEGTRYDIGDKAGYLEAVLHMGMQREDLRPMLDSMMREWALASMIK, encoded by the coding sequence ATGAGAAAAATTACAAAAGCCGTTATTCCTGCCGCCGGTTTAGGTACCCGTTTCTTGCCAGCTACGAAAGCTTTGCCAAAAGAAATGCTTCCCATCGTAGACAAACCAGCGATTCAATATATCGTAGAAGAAGCCATCAAATCCGGAATTGAGAGCATCATTATCGTTACGGGGCGTAATAAAAAAGCCATCGAAGACCATTTTGACAAGTCCGTAGAGCTGGAGCAAGTACTGGAGAGCAAGGGTAAATATGATCTCCTGCGTGAAGTACAAAGCATCGGGGGCAAAGCAGTCATTCATTATATCCGTCAAAAAGAACCCCTAGGGTTGGGGCACGCGGTACGCTGCGCCCGTCAGTTCATTGGCGATGAGCCCTTCGCCGTGTTACTGGGCGATGATATTATGAATTCCTCCACTCCGGCGATTCGTCAAATGATGGATGTATACGAAGCCACTGGCAAGCAAGTGGTCGGCGTGCGTACAGTGGAAGAACAGGATGTAAGTAAATACGGCATTATTGACTCTATCCGCCAGAATGGTCTTATTCATGAAGTCGGCGGGCTTGTTGAAAAACCCGCTCCAGCAGATGCTCCTTCGCGACAGGCCGTCATTGGTCGCTATGTATTGGAGCCTTCTATTTTCTCCATATTAGAGAACATGTCGACTGGAGCGGGCGGTGAATACCAATTGACAGATGCTCTGCATCAAGTAGCATTGCAGAACCAACTGCTCGCATTGGAGCTGGAGGGCACACGCTATGATATTGGTGATAAAGCCGGCTATCTGGAAGCGGTGCTCCACATGGGCATGCAGCGCGAAGATTTACGTCCAATGCTTGACTCTATGATGCGTGAGTGGGCGCTTGCTTCAATGATAAAATAG
- a CDS encoding class I SAM-dependent methyltransferase, producing the protein MIPEGNLQSNVDRFNGFADNYDQHRPEAPSLVVEIISRYLDRNVELVADIGCGTGLSTFIWKDSAQRIVGIEPNPDMRGIAQRKLERAGTTMAGAISFESGFSNNLPFEDSTVDVITCSQSFHWMDPESTLQEAGRVLAQGGVFAAFDCDWPPVLQWQIEQAYTELITKADATLEQEAPVEQRAHKWSKDQHLANLHRSGQFRYTREIVFHNREQCDAARYTGLALSQGGIQSLFKLGNRTLDDDIARFVKLVENHFEGRTLDILFSYRMRLGIK; encoded by the coding sequence ATGATTCCTGAGGGAAATCTGCAAAGTAATGTGGATCGTTTCAATGGCTTTGCCGACAACTACGATCAGCACCGTCCAGAAGCGCCATCACTCGTGGTGGAAATCATCAGCCGCTATCTGGATCGGAACGTAGAGCTAGTTGCCGATATTGGCTGCGGTACCGGACTTTCAACTTTCATATGGAAAGACAGCGCTCAGCGAATCGTCGGCATCGAGCCTAACCCGGACATGAGAGGAATAGCGCAGCGCAAGCTGGAGAGAGCAGGAACGACAATGGCAGGAGCTATTTCCTTCGAGAGCGGGTTCTCCAACAACCTGCCCTTTGAGGACAGCACTGTAGACGTCATTACCTGCTCTCAATCCTTTCACTGGATGGACCCCGAGAGCACGCTTCAGGAAGCAGGCAGGGTCTTGGCTCAAGGCGGTGTGTTTGCAGCCTTTGACTGTGACTGGCCTCCAGTGCTGCAATGGCAGATCGAGCAAGCTTATACAGAGCTTATCACCAAAGCAGATGCCACTTTGGAACAGGAAGCGCCAGTAGAGCAACGAGCTCATAAATGGAGTAAGGATCAGCATCTAGCTAATCTGCACCGCAGCGGACAATTTCGCTATACTCGGGAGATTGTCTTCCACAATCGTGAGCAATGTGACGCTGCTCGTTATACTGGGCTCGCTCTTAGCCAAGGGGGGATTCAGAGTCTTTTCAAACTTGGCAATCGAACGCTTGACGACGATATAGCTCGCTTCGTGAAGCTGGTAGAGAATCATTTTGAAGGCAGAACACTGGATATCCTGTTCAGCTATCGTATGAGACTCGGCATCAAATAG
- a CDS encoding glycerophosphodiester phosphodiesterase, giving the protein MTMTQKVINFAHRGASGVCPENTMVAFRHALELGATGIETDVQRTQDGHLVLIHDESLERTTGCPLDVRDITLEELNKLDAGSWFDEKFRGERVPMLDELLELAQSSDTIINLELKNSVHLYPGMEEEVIAAVKRFGLEERVILSSFNHESLALCVQIAPEIKTGALYIEIMVRPAEYATQFGVTALHAYKQVVTPEAVSEALALGVVYHPWTVNEPEEMERLLEAGVNGIITDYPDRLAHILAVHSS; this is encoded by the coding sequence GTGACTATGACCCAGAAGGTGATTAATTTTGCACATCGCGGAGCTTCAGGGGTATGTCCTGAAAATACGATGGTGGCTTTCCGCCATGCGTTAGAACTGGGAGCAACGGGTATTGAAACGGATGTGCAGCGTACCCAAGATGGGCATTTGGTGCTAATTCACGATGAGTCGCTGGAGCGCACGACAGGCTGTCCACTAGATGTAAGAGATATCACGCTGGAAGAATTAAATAAACTGGACGCAGGCAGTTGGTTTGATGAGAAATTCCGAGGTGAGCGGGTACCGATGCTGGATGAGTTATTGGAACTGGCCCAGTCCTCGGATACCATTATTAATCTGGAATTGAAAAATAGTGTTCATCTCTATCCAGGGATGGAGGAAGAGGTTATTGCCGCTGTGAAGCGTTTTGGATTGGAAGAGCGGGTGATCTTATCCAGCTTCAATCACGAATCGCTCGCGCTCTGTGTGCAGATTGCCCCTGAGATCAAGACGGGAGCGCTGTATATTGAAATTATGGTTCGCCCAGCGGAGTATGCAACCCAGTTTGGGGTTACAGCACTTCATGCCTATAAGCAAGTGGTTACACCAGAAGCTGTGTCTGAGGCTTTGGCATTAGGTGTCGTCTACCACCCATGGACGGTGAATGAGCCGGAAGAAATGGAGCGTCTGCTGGAGGCCGGAGTGAACGGCATCATCACAGACTATCCTGATCGGTTGGCGCACATTCTAGCTGTCCACTCTTCTTAA